TCATTAAATATTTGTTCAAAATATTTGGAAAAATGTGCGGTAATTTTAAAACAATCACGAGCTGGTCAAGCAAAGTTGGATAAAAGCGAGTATGAAAAATTGTTTCATTATTTTTTTTAATCAAATGGCAAGCTGAAATTCCAACTTTTTGATTTTTATCCATCCATCTTACCATTTTTTCCAAAGTTCCGTCCAAAACTCTCATATCAGGATTAAGCAATAAAATATATCTTCCGCTTGATTTTTTAATTCCCTGATTATTCGCTTTCGCAAATCCAGCGTTATAATCATTAACAATTAAATTTACTCGCGGAAATTCTTTTCTGATCATATCAGCGGTGCCGTCTTTGGAATCATTGTCAACAGCAAAAATTTCAAAGCTGATATTTTGAGTATTTTTATAAATTGCTTTAAAATTTTCTCTTACTAAATTCTTAACATTCCACGGGACTGTAATTATTGATAAATCCATACATTTTAATCTTTCATTAATTTTTCTATGTGAGTTTTTATTTTAACTCTTTTCTTAACCTGATCTTTTCGCTTCATGATATGTTTTCTTAATTTAAATAACTTCAGCCATTGTTTTATCAAAGAAGGCTCAATAAATAAAATATAAAGGTTGCTTTTTATTTCATACAAAAAAGTTTTGATTTTAGTGTCATTGGATAAATCTTTATCAAGCAATTTTTGCAAAATAATATGATGATTCAGCCATGACCATTCTTTGTACTTTTTGCCTCTTCCAATTCTTCCTTTAATTATTCCAATAATTCCTTTGCCTTTTGCTTCAACGCTTCTGTCATGATAAATAACGGCATTTGGAGTATAAACGCATTTATATCCCGCAAGCTGCAATCTATAAGCCAAATCAACATCTTCTTTATACATAAACATTAACTCGTCAAAATATTCTTTTCTTTTATTTTCATCAATAAAAGCAATATCGCTTAAGGATGACATGCAAAAAATAACAGCCGCGCCAGACGCTCCAAAAATTTCTTCCTCTGTGTCAAATTGTCCATAATCAATTTCTCCTTGCCCGCGATTAATAAAACGATGCTCTTTTGTAATTAATATGCCAGCTGTGTCAATAAAATTTGTTTTACCTTGGCTACTATTTTCACGCTCAGTAAAATTCCATCTTTTAATTTTGCAAGTCGCTGAAGCAACTTGAGGCGTTTTCATAACAGCGTTTACTAATTCAGAAACAACATTAGGCTCGTAAATCATATCAAGATTGGTTGCCAAAAAATAATCAGCTTTTAATTCAAAAGCTTTTTTTATCATTATATTGTTTGCTTTCGCAAATCCTGTATTTTCCCCTGTCCTAATAACTACTGCTTCCGGATAAAATTCTTTTATGTATTTTATATTATCATTTTCTTCTAAGTCGCTGTTATCTACAAAAACCAACTGAAAATTTTTATAGTCCTGTTTTCTTATGCTTTTTAAAAAACATGGCAAATATTTGGAAGTAGTATAGCTTTTGTCTTTATTGTCGTATAAAATACTTCCCGCGACAACTTTTGGGGCGTTTTTTTGCTCAAATTTTAAAGTTTCCATAGGCTTATCTATGCTTTTTAATTTATAAGCTGCCTCAACTAAACTATTATGCGTTCCAGTGTCAAACCAAAAACCTTTTATAAATCCCGCTTTCATTGATTTATTTTTAATATAAATATTATTTAAATCCGTTATTTCTAATTCTCCGCGAGCTGACGGCTTTAAAGTTTTTATATATTTAAAAGCTTTATTGTCATAAATATAAACTCCAACAACGCACCAGTTTGTTTTTGGATTTTCTGGTTTTTCCTCAATATCAATAACTTTGTCATTATCTAATTCAGCTATTCCAAATCTTTTTGGATCTTTAACTTTTTTTAAGAAAACCTTGGCTCCGCTTTCAAATTCCTGAATATCTTTAATAATATTATCTTCAATAATATTATCTCCAAATATAACAATAAAATTATCGTCTCCAACAAAATTTTCAGCCAAGCCAACAGCATAAGCAAGCCCTCCAGCGTGATCCTGCACTTTAAAGGTAAAATTCGCGTTAAATTCTTTTCCAGAACCAAGCAATTTTGCAAAATCTCCCGCGTTGTCTTTTCCAGGCAAAATCAAAATATCTGAAATTCCAGCTTTTAATAAAGTCTGAATCGGATAATAAATCATTGGCTGGTTATAAACTGGCAAAAGATGCTTATTTGTCACTTTTGTGTTTGGATAAAGGCGGGTTGCTGTCCCACCGGCAAGTATTACTCCTTTTATCTTTTTAATCATAAATTTTACAAAATTTATTATTTATTTTATCCTGTTTCAAAATCATTATTATCATTATAATATACTGTTCTAAATATTTTTTCAATGCTTTTATTTTAAATTACAAAATAACTATTGACAAAATAAATAAATCTGATATACTCATAAAAATGCCTAAAATTATTATGAATATAGAAAATAAAAAAAATATCAAAATCAAAAAAGGCGCTATCAACGCCAAGGTATTCTATTTTTCAAAAACAAAAATTAGATAATAAAATCCCCTATCAAGGGGATATTTTTTTGCTCATTTTAAAAAAAGGAGATGGAAAATGTCAAAAATCGTAATGTTAAAAAATGGTAAAGGCGTCAATGTCAGAGCTCGATGCGCAAACTCAAAATGCGGATTGCTATTACTTGGAAATACTGACGATTTTATTCCCAGCAAAGATGAAGAAACTATTCGTCCAGAAATGATTTCCAAGCAAGCTGACCTGTTAAGCATACCTCAAATAATATGCATCCACTGCCGATAATCAGACAAATTTATTAAATTTAAGGGTGGGGGTAATGGGATTTATTAAAAGAATAGATTGTCCTTTGATGAAAGATTACGATGCCATGAAAGGAAAAAAAGATATAAGATTGTGCGATGATTACCATTGGACAATCAGAAAATTTTTTCCTGAAAATTTTAAATGTTGGAATGGCAATAAATGCATAATAATGCAATTGACTAAAGATTCGCCTGGATATAAATTTATGTGCGAGTTTAGAGAAAATTGCATCTATGGAGATTATTGTCCAGGACATAATGGATGTATCTGCACTTTTAGAGACGAAATACTTCCTGAAAAAGAAGAAAAAGGGGAAATAAGTATTATTCCTCCTTCTCTGACAAATAAATTAACAGAATTATTTGCCTAATAAATAATAACATAAAAAAACAAGGGCCGTTTTTAGCGCGCCCTTTATTCTTTTAAAAATTTTTTTACTAATTTTTCTGCTTGATTATAATTTTTTATCCATTTAACTTTCTTATCTCTCTTAAACCAAGTCATTTGCCGTTTAGCGAATTTTTTAATATCCCTTAAAATAAATTCTTGCGTTTCTTCATAGCTGATTTTGTTTCGCAAATAATAACTAATCCATTTATATTCCAAGCCAAACTCTTCCAGTCTTTTCCAGCTCACGCCATTTTTTCGCAAATTTTTTATTTCTCCTATTAAATCTTCTTTTCCCAGCCATTTTTTTAATCTCTTATCTATTTTATCGGCTAAAATTTCATTTGGAAAAGTCAATCCTAAAATTAACACATCATATTTTGGCTTGTTTTTTTTAAAAATTTTATCAAAAGGCATTTTCTTTTTTTCCATTAATTCAATATATCTTATAATCCTTCGTTTATTGTTTTGTAAAATATTATTAAATAATTTTATATCTACTTGCCTATCAACCGAAACTTTGGCGTAGGCCGAAAATTTTTTATTTATTATTTTAAATTTTTCAATTAAATCATTGATATTTAACATCTCTAATTTTTTTCTTAATTCTATATTCGGTTTCGCGTCAAACAAATTATAATTATCAACTATTGATTGAATATAAAGTCCTGTGCCTCCAACTAAAAACGGCTGTTTTTTGCGCGACAAAATATTATCAATCGCTTGAAAAGCCATTTTCTGATACTGGGCTAAATCAAATCTTTTTTTAGGACTTACAATATCAATCAAATGATATTTTATAGCTTTTAGCTTATAACTTTTAGCTTTTAGTGATATTTGATATTCTTTTAAGTCTTTGCCTGTCCCAATATCCATACCTTTATAAACCTGGCGGGAATCAGCGCTTACAATTTCTCCATTAAATTTTAAACATAGCTTAACGCCCAGCCTTGTCTTGCCAGAAGCTGTCGGTCCTAAAATAACAATAATTTTATTCTTTTCTCTTAACATATTTTTTATTTATGTTAAAACCCCCTTGCCCTCCCCTTATCAGGGGAAGAACTATAATTTTATTAAATCATTTATTACTCGCCATCGTCTTTTTTTCTCGCTCCAAATAATGTCGTCTGGATATTTTTTAAAAGCCAAAGTTTTAAAACGTGGGGAATATTTATTTATATAAACAATTTCAAATTTGACTTTTTTTATAACATCAACTGTTTTTTGAAATTGCTTTTCTGTTTCTCCTGGAAATCCAACAATAACATCAGTTGAAAATTTAATTTCAGAAATTTTTTTCCTGATTTTTTTAATTAGATTCAGATAATTTGTTCGCGTATAACAACGATTCATTTTTTTTAAAATCTTATTATCCCCTGACTGAAAAGGAAGATGAATATGTTTTACAACTTTATCACATTTCGCTATCGCATCAATTAAATCATCGTTCATATCTTTTGGATGATTTGTCAAAAAACTAATCCTAAAATCCCCTTTAAGACTGTTTATTATTTTCAACAAATCAGAAAAATTAATCATTGAAGAATTTAAAAATTGAAAATTGTTTGGACCCCGCAATAATCTACGGGAGAAAATTGAAAATTTTGAGTGGTAGCTATTAACATTCTGCCCAAGCAAAACAATCTCTTTATACCCATTTTTTACTAACGCTTTTATTTCTTCTACAATATCTTCAACAGGACGCGAATATTCTTTTCCGCGCGTGTAAGGCACAATACAATAAGAACAAAAATTATTACACCCTGTCATAATTGGAACAAAAGCTCTATTTTGGAATCTGTGTTTTGATTTTATTTTTAAATAAGAAAAATCAAAATTTTCGTCTCTTGCCTGCTTGAATTTTTTATTCTTAAATTTATTTTTTAATAAAAAATCTTTTAATTTTTTTATTTCCCTAATATCAAAAATCAGATCAGCTTTTTCAGCCAATTTTTTCTTGTCATTTACTAAAATACATCCTGTTAAAAAAATTTTCTGCTTTTTATTATTTTTTTTATTAAGCTGCCCAAAAACTCTGTCGACGGCTGTCTGCCGCACAGAACATAAATTAAAAATAATTAGATCAGCTTCTTCTATTTTAGAAACTTTTTTATTTTTCAAATCGTTCAAAACAGTTTCTATTTTTTCAGAATCACTCTCATTCATCTGGCATCCATAAGTTTTAATAAAATATTTCATATGTATCTAAATTTTACTCCACCCAACCTCCAACCACAAGGGGAGGAATTTATTTTTAAGGTTCTACCCCTATTTAGTGGGAGTTAGAGTGGGTATAAGATAAATTATGTTGTTATGAATTTTCTGCTCTTGATACTCGCGTCTAAACGATAAAGCAAAAATTTATCTATAATTTTTATACATTCAGATAAAATTTTTCTGTCTATTTTAATTTTAACAATTTCTGATAAATCATTTGTTAAAACAGCGCTTAATAATTTTATACTGTTATTGGAAATTTCTTTGCAATCAGCAATCTTGCTACTTTTAACGCAATCGTAGCAAATAATTCCACCTGCTTGCGCGCTAAAAAAATTAGCCCTGCCAAAATTAGCTTCTTTATGACATTTAAGGCAATAATAAAATTCAGGCTTATAACCTAAATAATCCAAAAATTTTAAAATAAAAAAATAACTTACCATGAACAAATTTTCTTTTTCTGCTTTTATTTCTGAATAACAAAATCTTGAATTAAGCAAATTTAAAAAATCCTTTATAAGAAAAAAAATTCTATTATCTTTTTTCCCTTCCTTGACAAAATAATCAACAATTTCTAAGCAATAAAATCCAAAATTTATTTTGTTTAAATCGCTTTTTAAGCAATAAAAATTTTTTTCAATAACAGCCCCCGCAATATGATCAAACTTCTTGCCTTTCGCGATCATTAGATCAACAGTCGCAAAATAATCCAAATGTCCGCCAAGTTTGCTTTTGACTTTTTTTACGCCCCTGGCAATCGCCTGGACCTTCCCAGTATCTTTTGTGTAGATAGAAAAAAAAATATCGCTCTCGCGAAAATCTTTTTTCCTCAAAATTACACCAATAGTGTTATATTGCATATTTTCTAAAATATTTTGTCTAAATATGCTTGCAATATAATTGAAGCAGCTACATCGTCTTTAATATTTTTTTGCTTTTTCTTTTTCTTTTCTAACAATAATTCTTCCGCTGTTTTAGTGCTTAATCTTTCATCTTGCTCAACAACTTTTATATTAAAATTATTTTTTAAAAAAATTATAAAATTTACTATTTCTTTAAATTGTTTGCTCTTTTTATTTCTGTCTGACATGCTATAAGGCAATCCAACTACCATTAAATTAATATTTTTCTCTTTAATAATTTTTTCCAATTCTTTTAAAACGAATTTTTTGCTGATATTTTTAATTATTTTATAAGGCAAAGAAATTTTCCCTTCAGAAAACCCAACAGCAA
The sequence above is a segment of the Patescibacteria group bacterium genome. Coding sequences within it:
- the recO gene encoding DNA repair protein RecO, with product MQYNTIGVILRKKDFRESDIFFSIYTKDTGKVQAIARGVKKVKSKLGGHLDYFATVDLMIAKGKKFDHIAGAVIEKNFYCLKSDLNKINFGFYCLEIVDYFVKEGKKDNRIFFLIKDFLNLLNSRFCYSEIKAEKENLFMVSYFFILKFLDYLGYKPEFYYCLKCHKEANFGRANFFSAQAGGIICYDCVKSSKIADCKEISNNSIKLLSAVLTNDLSEIVKIKIDRKILSECIKIIDKFLLYRLDASIKSRKFITT
- a CDS encoding glycosyltransferase family 2 protein, which gives rise to MDLSIITVPWNVKNLVRENFKAIYKNTQNISFEIFAVDNDSKDGTADMIRKEFPRVNLIVNDYNAGFAKANNQGIKKSSGRYILLLNPDMRVLDGTLEKMVRWMDKNQKVGISACHLIKKNNETIFHTRFYPTLLDQLVIVLKLPHIFPNILNKYLMKNFDYSKEAEVDSVRGSFFMIRKEVIEKLKGLDERYFIWFEEVDFCKQVKNAGWKVMYTPVASCVDYVGKSFAQVERGITQKYFRDSMLKYFKKWHPGWQRWVLKSAWHIGIFILFIGDKLNFKSKAKT
- a CDS encoding MiaB/RimO family radical SAM methylthiotransferase codes for the protein MKYFIKTYGCQMNESDSEKIETVLNDLKNKKVSKIEEADLIIFNLCSVRQTAVDRVFGQLNKKNNKKQKIFLTGCILVNDKKKLAEKADLIFDIREIKKLKDFLLKNKFKNKKFKQARDENFDFSYLKIKSKHRFQNRAFVPIMTGCNNFCSYCIVPYTRGKEYSRPVEDIVEEIKALVKNGYKEIVLLGQNVNSYHSKFSIFSRRLLRGPNNFQFLNSSMINFSDLLKIINSLKGDFRISFLTNHPKDMNDDLIDAIAKCDKVVKHIHLPFQSGDNKILKKMNRCYTRTNYLNLIKKIRKKISEIKFSTDVIVGFPGETEKQFQKTVDVIKKVKFEIVYINKYSPRFKTLAFKKYPDDIIWSEKKRRWRVINDLIKL
- the ruvX gene encoding Holliday junction resolvase RuvX codes for the protein MRRNIQTILGIDYGEKRIGIAVGFSEGKISLPYKIIKNISKKFVLKELEKIIKEKNINLMVVGLPYSMSDRNKKSKQFKEIVNFIIFLKNNFNIKVVEQDERLSTKTAEELLLEKKKKKQKNIKDDVAASIILQAYLDKIF
- the miaA gene encoding tRNA (adenosine(37)-N6)-dimethylallyltransferase MiaA, with the translated sequence MLREKNKIIVILGPTASGKTRLGVKLCLKFNGEIVSADSRQVYKGMDIGTGKDLKEYQISLKAKSYKLKAIKYHLIDIVSPKKRFDLAQYQKMAFQAIDNILSRKKQPFLVGGTGLYIQSIVDNYNLFDAKPNIELRKKLEMLNINDLIEKFKIINKKFSAYAKVSVDRQVDIKLFNNILQNNKRRIIRYIELMEKKKMPFDKIFKKNKPKYDVLILGLTFPNEILADKIDKRLKKWLGKEDLIGEIKNLRKNGVSWKRLEEFGLEYKWISYYLRNKISYEETQEFILRDIKKFAKRQMTWFKRDKKVKWIKNYNQAEKLVKKFLKE
- a CDS encoding sugar phosphate nucleotidyltransferase, producing the protein MIKKIKGVILAGGTATRLYPNTKVTNKHLLPVYNQPMIYYPIQTLLKAGISDILILPGKDNAGDFAKLLGSGKEFNANFTFKVQDHAGGLAYAVGLAENFVGDDNFIVIFGDNIIEDNIIKDIQEFESGAKVFLKKVKDPKRFGIAELDNDKVIDIEEKPENPKTNWCVVGVYIYDNKAFKYIKTLKPSARGELEITDLNNIYIKNKSMKAGFIKGFWFDTGTHNSLVEAAYKLKSIDKPMETLKFEQKNAPKVVAGSILYDNKDKSYTTSKYLPCFLKSIRKQDYKNFQLVFVDNSDLEENDNIKYIKEFYPEAVVIRTGENTGFAKANNIMIKKAFELKADYFLATNLDMIYEPNVVSELVNAVMKTPQVASATCKIKRWNFTERENSSQGKTNFIDTAGILITKEHRFINRGQGEIDYGQFDTEEEIFGASGAAVIFCMSSLSDIAFIDENKRKEYFDELMFMYKEDVDLAYRLQLAGYKCVYTPNAVIYHDRSVEAKGKGIIGIIKGRIGRGKKYKEWSWLNHHIILQKLLDKDLSNDTKIKTFLYEIKSNLYILFIEPSLIKQWLKLFKLRKHIMKRKDQVKKRVKIKTHIEKLMKD